One segment of Schistocerca nitens isolate TAMUIC-IGC-003100 chromosome 3, iqSchNite1.1, whole genome shotgun sequence DNA contains the following:
- the LOC126248792 gene encoding presequence protease, mitochondrial isoform X1 — MWKLSRYLKFHQKHFDTRIQLRSDSTASSFQEGREIEGFVVTQSGSVSDHIKAICLTHLETGAQYVHLQKNDQNNAFGVGFRTITADSTGLPHILEHTTLCGSKNFPCRDPFFKMINRSMATFMNAMTGPDFTLYPFSTQNFQDYKNLMAVYLDAVFNPLLNKNDFLQEGWRLEHENVEDRNSPIIIKGVVYNEMKGLFSDNQSLFSQHLLNSILPSHTYGHVWGGNPIDIPKLTHSDLIIYHKKHYNPSNAFFYSYGNFPLEYNLNYLSKNYLSGAKYSERYEVPSEKRWSSPLHKHVGCRLDPLIPDKDKQSTIAFSNLCSDVTNIQDTFEMSVLSTLLLKGPNSPFFKSLIESGLSAGFAPVTGYESQTKDTIFTVGLQHVRQADFDQTSEVYNSTIDKVINEGFDSNNIEAVLHEVELYNKLEGENYGIRLLMNIAPMWNHGANIVESLQHDKHLLLLRNKLKENPKYFQDKVLHEIKNEKHRLVLTMSPEEDYEAKKISEEEKVLKDKLVALSQLETSEIFKQGLELHKSQCAVQDVSSLPTLTVADLAQFVEKVPVTKPFSSEVPFYVYVQPVDEVTHFRAVFSTKELDSELKSLVPLFCTVAPQMGTKNYSFREFEQLVRLKTGGFTFSKHISEDVFKTNTYEEGAVFYSHCLDKNVPDMYLLMSEFLSRMDLGDIQRFETLTRQLSVDLLNSIFDSGHHYAISSSASLVSPIARHVESWTGLTYIKKLQEIVQQRKFQEVLSLLSNLPPELIHKCMSRAAVSLCEKNATDSVEEATNFLKRFSAVGNPITKTEEEDFKQVSDAAVHHVHSIPVNFVSKSIMTVCYGDLHFAPLRVLARLLSNLYLHPIVRERGGAYGSGAHISQSGVFSFFSYRDPNSTATLDTFDSACDWVSANKFSDTDIEEAKLGILQKLDAPVLPEDKGMREFLYGIDDSIFNGHRQQVMNVTREQIHQVSEMFLRSNKCGKAIVGPNNNELGNRLSENWNTIN, encoded by the coding sequence ATGTGGAAATTATCTCGTTATTTGAAGTTTCATCAGAAACATTTTGATACGAGGATCCAATTGAGATCAGATTCCACAGCCTCCTCATTTCAGGAAGGGAGAGAAATTGAAGGTTTTGTTGTGACACAATCGGGAAGTGTTTCAGATCATATTAAAGCCATATGTTTAACACATTTGGAAACTGGGGCACAGTATGTTCATTTACAAAAGAATGATCAAAACAATGCTTTTGGGGTTGGTTTCCGAACAATTACTGCAGATTCCACAGGATTACCTCATATTCTGGAACATACCACTTTGTGTGGGAGCAAAAATTTTCCATGCCGTGACCCCTTTTTTAAAATGATTAACAGGTCAATGGCAACATTTATGAATGCAATGACTGGTCCTGATTTTACTTTGTACCCATTTTCTACTCAAAATTTCCAGGACTACAAAAATCTGATGGCAGTTTATCTTGATGCAGTTTTTAACCCTCTcttaaataaaaatgattttctgCAAGAAGGCTGGAGATTAGAGCATGAAAATGTGGAAGACAGAAATTCTCCAATAATCATAAAAGGAGttgtttacaatgaaatgaagGGTTTGTTCTCAGATAACCAATCCTTATTCTCTCAGCATTTGTTAAACAGTATTCTTCCAAGCCACACCTATGGCCATGTTTGGGGTGGTAATCCAATTGATATTCCAAAGTTAACGCACAGTGACCTGATAATATATCATAAGAAACATTACAATCCCAGCAACGCATTTTTTTACTCATATGGAAACTTTCCATTGGAATATAACTTAAATTACTTGAGCAAAAATTATTTGTCTGGAGCAAAATACTCGGAGCGGTATGAAGTTCCCTCTGAGAAAAGGTGGTCTTCACCACTACACAAGCATGTTGGTTGCAGACTAGACCCACTGATACCAGATAAAGATAAACAGTCAACAATTGCATTTAGCAACCTTTGTTCTGATGTTACTAATATACAAGACACTTTTGAAATGTCAGTTCTTAGCACACTTTTGTTAAAAGGACCTAATTCTCCTTTTTTTAAAAGCTTGATTGAATCTGGATTATCTGCTGGGTTTGCGCCAGTCACTGGTTATGAAAGTCAGACTAAAGATACTATCTTTACAGTTGGTCTTCAGCATGTGCGCCAAGCTGATTTTGATCAAACCAGCGAAGTGTATAATAGTACTATTGATAAAGTGATTAATGAAGGATTTGACAGCAATAATATAGAAGCGGTCTTACACGAAGTGGAACTATATAACAAATTGGAGGGAGAAAATTACGGCATACGCCTCTTAATGAACATTGCACCCATGTGGAATCATGGTGCCAATATTGTAGAGAGCCTGCAGCATGACAAACACCTCTTACTTTTGAGAAACAAACTGAAAGAAAATCCAAAATATTTCCAAGATAAAGTTCTACATGagattaaaaatgaaaaacatagaCTAGTTTTAACAATGTCACCAGAGGAAGACTatgaagcaaagaaaatttctgaagaagagaaggtaTTGAAAGACAAGCTAGTTGCTCTATCACAATTAGAAACATCTGAAATCTTTAAACAAGGGTTGGAACTTCACAAGTCACAGTGTGCAGTTCAGGACGTTTCATCATTGCCTACACTGACTGTTGCAGATCTTGCTCAGTTTGTTGAAAAAGTTCCTGTTACAAAACCATTTTCATCAGAGGTTCCCTTTTATGTTTATGTTCAGCCAGTAGATGAAGTTACCCATTTCAGAGCTGTTTTCAGTACAAAGGAACTTGACTCTGAACTAAAAAGTCTTGTGCCATTATTCTGTACTGTTGCACCACAGATGGGAACAAAAAACTATTCATTCCGAGAATTTGAACAGTTGGTGCGTCTAAAAACTGGAGGATTTACCTTTAGCAAACATATTTCAGAAGATGTTTTCAAAACAAATACTTATGAAGAAGGTGCTGTTTTTTACTCTCATTGCTTGGATAAAAATGTGCCTGATATGTATTTATTAATGTCAGAATTTCTATCTCGTATGGATTTAGGTGATATTCAAAGATTTGAAACTCTTACTAGACAGTTGTCTGTGGACTTGCTTAACAGCATTTTTGATTCTGGCCATCATTATGCTATTTCATCTTCTGCTTCACTCGTAAGCCCTATTGCACGTCATGTTGAAAGTTGGACAGGGCTTACCTACATCAAAAAGCTACAAGAAATTGTACAGCAACGTAAATTTCAGGAGGTCCTTTCCTTACTAAGTAATTTACCACCTGAATTAATACATAAATGCATGTCCAGGGCTGCTGTCAGTCTTTGTGAGAAGAATGCAACTGATAGTGTGGAAGAAGCAACCAATTTTTTGAAAAGGTTTTCTGCAGTTGGTAACCCCATAACAAAAACAGAAGAGGAGGACTTCAAACAGGTCTCAGATGCAGCTGTGCATCATGTTCACAGCATCCCTGTAAATTTTGTATCTAAGTCAATAATGACTGTGTGTTATGGTGATCTCCATTTTGCTCCACTTAGAGTTCTTGCAAGATTGTTGTCAAATTTATACCTGCATCCAATAGTTCGTGAAAGGGGTGGTGCTTATGGATCAGGTGCACACATTTCTCAAAGTGGAGTATTTAGTTTCTTTTCTTATAGGGATCCAAATTCAACAGCCACATTGGACACATTTGACAGTGCATGTGATTGGGTTAGTGCAAATAAATTTTCTGATACAGATATCGAAGAAGCCAAATTGGGGATCTTGCAAAAACTTGATGCGCCAGTTCTACCTGAAGACAAAGGAATGAGAGAATTTCTTTATGGCATAGATGACAGTATATTTAATGGCCATAGGCAGCAAGTCATGAATGTAACCAGGGAACAAATACATCAGGTGTCAGAAATGTTTTTGAGATCAAACAAATGTGGTAAGGCGATTGTAGGCCCAAACAATAATGAACTGGGAAATAGATTATCTGAAAATTGGAACACCATTAATTGA